The Formosa sp. Hel1_33_131 genome window below encodes:
- a CDS encoding REP-associated tyrosine transposase yields the protein MSRKYKFHNESAAYFISFATVYWLDIFTRQVYFNVLEESIDYCREEKGMEVFAYCFMPSHVHLIFRSSNEDPSGLIRDFKGFTARKLIKSIEENPQESRKEWLFWMMERAGKKKSNVNQRQFWQQHNKPIELWSEKVIQQKIDYIHNNPVESGFVTDPIDWKYSSARNYQEDQTVLEIDI from the coding sequence ATGAGCAGAAAATACAAATTTCATAACGAATCAGCAGCCTATTTTATAAGTTTTGCTACCGTGTATTGGTTAGATATTTTTACTCGTCAAGTATATTTTAATGTATTAGAAGAAAGTATAGATTATTGCAGAGAAGAAAAAGGTATGGAAGTATTTGCTTATTGTTTTATGCCAAGTCATGTGCATTTAATATTTAGGTCAAGTAATGAAGATCCATCAGGATTAATAAGAGATTTTAAAGGTTTTACAGCAAGAAAACTAATAAAATCAATAGAAGAAAATCCACAAGAAAGTAGAAAAGAGTGGTTATTCTGGATGATGGAACGAGCAGGTAAAAAGAAAAGCAATGTTAACCAACGTCAATTTTGGCAGCAACACAATAAACCAATAGAATTATGGAGTGAAAAAGTAATACAACAAAAAATAGATTATATTCATAACAACCCTGTTGAAAGCGGTTTTGTTACCGATCCAATAGACTGGAAGTATAGTAGTGCAAGAAATTATCAAGAAGACCAAACAGTTTTAGAAATTGATATATGA
- a CDS encoding competence protein CoiA family protein, producing MDNEFYEPENYHPIKDWAKICATNKPIHANEAKKSDGPFYCPDTFEELIVRKCVDKRDHFAYKGRLSSVYGGGESKLHFECKTEICEELKKEFPDGNWKVERLIPENKEKDIKKLTPDISGRINGKPIVIEVQASSLTLPKILKRVNGYYARKVSILWIVPLKEDLGTENFRPRLYEKYLHSMYYGKVYYWIKGNGSKVSPVHFDNADRWIEESHWFEEDGTERTEGGFDKTYKTIFKPNYGKKIDLKDFISYEREEFTPENEDKTVPKCLIFKDNMKKWWKGK from the coding sequence ATGGATAATGAATTTTATGAACCAGAGAATTATCATCCAATTAAAGATTGGGCGAAAATATGTGCGACTAATAAACCTATTCACGCCAATGAAGCAAAAAAATCAGACGGACCATTTTATTGTCCAGACACATTTGAAGAATTGATAGTTAGAAAATGTGTTGACAAAAGAGACCATTTCGCTTATAAAGGAAGATTAAGTTCTGTTTATGGTGGTGGAGAATCGAAATTACATTTTGAATGCAAAACTGAAATTTGTGAAGAACTAAAAAAAGAATTTCCAGATGGGAATTGGAAAGTTGAAAGATTAATACCCGAAAATAAGGAAAAAGACATAAAGAAATTAACACCAGACATTAGCGGAAGAATAAATGGAAAACCTATTGTTATTGAAGTCCAAGCAAGTTCATTAACACTACCAAAAATTCTTAAACGTGTAAATGGATATTACGCTCGGAAGGTTAGCATTTTATGGATAGTTCCTTTGAAAGAGGATTTGGGTACTGAAAATTTCAGACCAAGATTATATGAAAAATATTTACATTCAATGTATTATGGTAAAGTTTACTATTGGATAAAAGGGAATGGCTCAAAAGTCAGTCCTGTACATTTTGACAATGCAGACAGATGGATTGAGGAGTCACATTGGTTTGAGGAAGATGGAACTGAACGAACTGAAGGAGGCTTTGATAAAACATATAAAACGATATTCAAACCTAATTATGGTAAGAAAATTGACCTTAAAGACTTTATTAGTTACGAAAGAGAGGAGTTTACACCTGAAAATGAAGATAAGACTGTTCCTAAATGTTTGATATTTAAAGATAATATGAAAAAATGGTGGAAGGGAAAATAA
- a CDS encoding TonB-dependent receptor domain-containing protein produces MNKYFLFAITLVLAHCSLFAQRKVDSFVVSGTILEKESQLPLEYATIAFFSPTENKIIRGGITDTEGNFSIAIPKGVYDISFEYFSFETLTKPNYNITQDVNFGVLKMAEDLQALDAVDIIAERTTVEIKLDKKIYNVGKDLTVRGGSVSDVLNNVPSVSVDIEGNVALRGNENVRILINGKPSGLVGLNSTDALRQLPADAIEKVEIITSPSARYDAEGTAGILNIILRRSKLLGLNGAIILNAGHPDQLGGLGNINYRTGNVNIFNTSGYSYRNSPGNSTTKTEFFNTEYDDDGIFIQDAPNTFRNEYRTFDRIRKGFNSNTGIEWYINPTTSLTSAFLVRKNDNSNETLNRAETLDASKTLVSESLRYAPEFETDETTQFSINFDKQFHGNSEHRLTVDFQVENSAEDENSIIYNNSVVAERVQTIEDQERVLLKTDFTLPIGEHSRFEAGYNGRFSKNTTDYTLEFSENGVFVLDTGVSNTLIYKEDVNAFYSQFGSKLKDKFSFLFGLRLESTRVTIQQLSTNEYNNNNYVGLFPTVNLGYEFSETQSLTLGYNRRISRPRSRFLNPFPSRSSATNLFQGNPNITPSYSDGFDIGYLNEFGILTLNTSLYFNHATDVFTYVSEDTGEEVVVDGQSVPIIRRGPINLAENDRYGFEFTLTYRPAKKWNMNVNFNLFQSIIRGTYKGLSYDSENLNWFIRLNNKYTLPGNIEWQTRVSYDGPRIDAVNKREGRFSTNMAFSKDLFKEKASISFSVNDLFNTQRRNLESTTPTFYSDSYYRWRVRSYNLSFTYRFNQKKKRAPRGGFGNGFEG; encoded by the coding sequence ATGAATAAGTATTTCTTATTTGCCATTACTTTAGTTCTAGCTCATTGCTCTTTGTTTGCCCAAAGAAAAGTGGACAGCTTTGTTGTCTCTGGAACTATCCTAGAAAAAGAGAGCCAGCTTCCGCTTGAATATGCGACCATCGCATTTTTTAGCCCTACTGAAAATAAGATAATTCGTGGCGGCATTACAGATACCGAAGGTAATTTTAGCATTGCGATTCCGAAAGGAGTTTATGACATCTCCTTTGAATATTTCTCCTTTGAAACGCTTACAAAACCAAACTACAACATCACTCAAGATGTTAATTTTGGAGTGCTTAAAATGGCAGAAGACTTACAAGCATTGGATGCCGTTGACATCATTGCTGAAAGAACAACGGTTGAAATTAAATTAGATAAAAAAATATACAATGTAGGCAAAGACCTCACGGTAAGAGGTGGCAGCGTCAGTGATGTATTAAACAACGTGCCCTCTGTTTCTGTGGATATTGAAGGCAATGTCGCCTTGAGAGGAAATGAAAATGTACGTATTTTAATAAACGGAAAACCCTCTGGTTTGGTGGGGCTGAATTCAACCGATGCGTTGCGACAACTCCCCGCAGATGCGATTGAAAAAGTTGAAATTATCACCTCCCCTTCTGCGCGCTATGATGCTGAAGGGACTGCTGGAATTTTAAATATTATTTTGAGACGTAGCAAGCTACTTGGATTAAATGGTGCCATCATTCTAAATGCAGGACATCCAGATCAATTAGGGGGCTTGGGAAATATTAATTACCGTACAGGAAATGTAAACATCTTTAACACCTCTGGCTATTCTTACCGTAACAGTCCAGGGAATTCAACCACAAAAACTGAGTTTTTCAATACCGAATACGACGATGATGGAATATTTATTCAAGACGCTCCAAATACGTTTCGGAACGAATACCGCACCTTTGATCGGATTCGAAAAGGATTTAACAGCAACACAGGCATCGAGTGGTATATCAACCCAACCACCTCCTTAACATCTGCTTTTTTAGTTCGGAAAAATGACAATAGTAATGAGACCCTTAACAGGGCGGAAACCTTGGATGCATCCAAAACGCTTGTAAGTGAATCCTTGCGCTATGCTCCCGAATTTGAAACGGATGAAACCACACAGTTTTCTATTAATTTTGACAAGCAGTTTCACGGCAATAGCGAACACCGTTTGACCGTAGATTTCCAAGTTGAAAACAGTGCCGAAGACGAAAACTCCATCATTTATAATAATTCTGTGGTTGCCGAACGGGTTCAAACCATAGAAGATCAAGAGCGTGTTTTACTCAAAACAGATTTCACGCTTCCCATAGGAGAACACAGTCGTTTTGAAGCGGGCTATAATGGACGGTTCAGTAAAAACACAACGGATTATACATTAGAATTTTCTGAAAACGGTGTTTTTGTATTGGATACTGGCGTGAGTAACACCTTAATATATAAAGAAGATGTCAATGCGTTTTACTCCCAATTTGGAAGTAAACTCAAAGATAAATTTTCATTTTTATTTGGCTTGCGATTGGAATCGACACGGGTGACCATTCAACAACTCAGTACTAATGAATATAACAATAATAATTATGTGGGGCTCTTTCCTACGGTTAATTTGGGTTATGAATTCTCTGAAACGCAAAGCTTAACTTTAGGCTATAACCGCCGTATCAGCCGACCGCGTTCACGCTTTTTAAATCCGTTTCCTTCTAGAAGTAGCGCGACGAATTTATTTCAAGGCAATCCAAACATCACTCCAAGTTATTCGGATGGATTTGACATTGGCTACCTTAACGAATTTGGCATTTTAACACTCAATACCTCTTTGTATTTCAACCATGCAACCGATGTGTTCACTTATGTAAGTGAAGATACTGGCGAAGAAGTTGTGGTGGATGGTCAGAGTGTGCCGATCATTCGACGGGGCCCTATCAACTTGGCTGAAAACGACCGTTATGGGTTTGAGTTTACCCTCACCTACCGTCCAGCCAAAAAGTGGAATATGAATGTAAATTTCAACCTCTTTCAATCCATTATTAGAGGCACCTATAAAGGATTAAGTTATGATTCCGAAAACTTAAACTGGTTCATCCGTTTGAACAACAAATACACCTTACCCGGAAACATAGAATGGCAAACACGAGTAAGTTATGATGGTCCACGAATTGATGCCGTCAACAAACGAGAGGGTCGTTTTTCTACAAACATGGCATTTAGTAAAGATCTGTTCAAAGAAAAGGCATCTATTTCATTTAGTGTCAATGACCTCTTTAACACACAACGTCGCAATTTAGAATCTACGACGCCCACATTTTACAGCGATAGTTATTACCGATGGCGAGTACGTTCGTACAATTTATCCTTTACCTACCGTTTCAATCAGAAGAAAAAACGTGCGCCACGTGGCGGTTTTGGGAATGGTTTTGAGGGGTAA
- the bioB gene encoding biotin synthase BioB translates to MKAYSKKDILEIYNKPLMELVFEAATVHRLHHDPTKIQVSTLISIKTGGCPEDCGYCPQAARYHTGIEKNDLMPVNTVINLAKKAKKNGSSRVCMGAAWRNVKEGDDFESVLEMVRGISHLNMEVCCTLGMITESQALRLADAGLHYYNHNLDTSEDYYKEVISTRGYDDRLETLKNVNKGALKVCSGGIIGMGESVEDRIGMLMSLLSLERIPDSVPINALVPVEGTPLASENIIPVWDIIRMIATTRIVMPKTTVRLSAGRTEMSMEAQAICFMAGASSIFAGEKLLTTPNPGEDKDAEMFSLLGLIPTEKKKETIDNFKIRKSLLKKDEAVKWTRPGHVIERNVEATKQAKELRRKMK, encoded by the coding sequence ATGAAAGCCTACTCAAAAAAAGATATCTTAGAAATATACAACAAACCATTAATGGAATTGGTTTTTGAAGCCGCGACTGTGCATCGACTGCATCATGACCCAACCAAAATTCAAGTAAGCACTTTAATTTCGATAAAAACGGGAGGCTGCCCCGAAGATTGCGGCTACTGCCCTCAAGCTGCTAGATATCATACAGGGATTGAAAAGAATGACTTAATGCCTGTAAACACCGTCATTAATTTAGCTAAAAAAGCAAAAAAAAATGGATCTTCTCGTGTATGTATGGGCGCTGCGTGGCGAAACGTCAAAGAAGGAGATGATTTCGAAAGCGTTTTAGAAATGGTTAGAGGCATCAGTCATTTAAATATGGAAGTTTGCTGCACACTCGGAATGATTACTGAAAGTCAGGCGTTGCGTTTGGCAGATGCAGGCTTACATTATTACAATCATAACCTAGATACTTCTGAAGACTATTACAAAGAAGTCATTTCTACAAGAGGTTATGATGACCGCTTAGAAACATTGAAAAATGTAAATAAAGGCGCTTTAAAAGTATGTTCCGGAGGCATCATAGGCATGGGCGAAAGTGTTGAGGATCGAATTGGAATGCTCATGAGCTTGTTGAGTTTAGAAAGAATTCCCGATTCCGTCCCCATTAATGCATTGGTTCCTGTAGAGGGAACGCCTTTAGCGTCTGAAAATATCATTCCCGTCTGGGACATTATTAGAATGATTGCGACCACAAGAATTGTGATGCCAAAAACAACGGTACGACTATCCGCAGGAAGAACAGAAATGAGTATGGAAGCCCAAGCTATATGTTTTATGGCGGGCGCCTCTTCCATTTTTGCAGGTGAAAAATTATTGACAACTCCAAATCCTGGAGAAGATAAAGATGCCGAAATGTTTTCTTTGTTGGGGTTAATTCCAACTGAAAAGAAAAAAGAAACGATTGATAACTTCAAAATTCGAAAATCTTTATTAAAAAAAGACGAAGCTGTTAAGTGGACACGTCCTGGGCATGTTATCGAAAGAAATGTAGAGGCCACAAAACAGGCTAAGGAACTTCGAAGAAAAATGAAATAG
- a CDS encoding beta-ketoacyl synthase N-terminal-like domain-containing protein has product MKEKISIMSMASISALGSNDQQIWEQYLTEKHNFINKAFDGFESLVSALSDNDWKVVNLLKESAHYKDLDPSVLLAIDVSRKAIAKVSWNNKSFGINIGSSRGATTLFEKYHSEFIHSKNANVSTLSSPTTTLGNISSWVGHDLQSNGPTISHSIACSTALHAVLNGIAWITSGMADRFLVGGCEASNTPFTIAQMKALKIYSNDKSAYPCKTLDFNKKQNTMIVGEGAAVFCLEKGSKKNAIAIIEGIGYATEPLKHNISISTNADCFQKSMAMAMSSVEPETIDVIVMHAPGTIKGDTSEYNAIKLLFKDKTPALTSNKWKIGHTLGASGGLSLELAIRMLQQQQFISIPFLKDQKHPNKIKKILVNAVGFGGNAVSLLLSIN; this is encoded by the coding sequence ATGAAAGAAAAAATTTCAATAATGAGTATGGCCTCTATATCTGCACTTGGAAGTAATGACCAGCAAATTTGGGAGCAATACCTCACTGAAAAACATAACTTTATAAATAAAGCCTTCGACGGATTTGAATCCTTGGTGAGTGCGCTATCCGATAACGACTGGAAAGTTGTCAATTTACTAAAAGAATCTGCACATTATAAAGATTTAGATCCCTCTGTTTTACTGGCTATAGACGTTTCTAGAAAAGCAATAGCAAAAGTGTCTTGGAACAATAAATCTTTTGGAATTAATATTGGATCTTCGAGGGGCGCTACTACCCTATTTGAAAAATACCACTCGGAGTTTATACATAGTAAAAATGCAAATGTTTCAACCTTAAGTTCTCCGACAACCACCTTAGGAAACATATCCTCTTGGGTAGGTCACGATTTACAATCAAATGGGCCAACGATTAGCCATTCAATAGCCTGCTCTACCGCTTTACATGCGGTCTTAAATGGCATAGCCTGGATCACAAGCGGTATGGCCGATCGTTTTTTGGTGGGCGGATGTGAAGCATCTAATACACCTTTCACAATCGCACAGATGAAAGCCTTAAAGATTTATTCTAATGATAAAAGTGCGTATCCATGTAAAACTTTAGATTTTAATAAAAAACAAAATACAATGATAGTGGGCGAAGGTGCTGCCGTATTTTGTTTAGAAAAAGGCTCTAAAAAAAATGCAATCGCAATCATTGAAGGCATTGGATATGCAACAGAACCTTTAAAACATAATATTTCCATTTCAACCAATGCCGATTGTTTTCAGAAATCCATGGCAATGGCTATGAGCTCAGTTGAACCAGAAACTATTGATGTTATTGTCATGCACGCCCCTGGAACCATCAAAGGAGACACCTCCGAATACAATGCAATCAAACTATTGTTTAAAGATAAAACACCCGCTTTAACTTCCAACAAATGGAAAATCGGACATACACTTGGGGCATCGGGTGGTTTAAGTTTAGAACTCGCCATCCGAATGCTGCAACAGCAACAATTTATTAGTATTCCATTTTTGAAGGATCAAAAACATCCAAATAAAATAAAAAAAATACTAGTCAATGCCGTCGGTTTTGGAGGAAATGCGGTAAGTTTGTTGCTATCCATAAATTAA
- the bioA gene encoding adenosylmethionine--8-amino-7-oxononanoate transaminase produces the protein MNLTERDKAHLWHPLTQHKLKPNHLPIVKAKGSSLYDNQGKEYIDGIASWYTCMYGHCNDSIISKIKVQLDVLDQVVFSGFTHKPAIELSEKLMAILPSNQNKLFFSDNGSTAVDVAIKMALQYFFNKKEKRTRIIALEDAFHGDTFGAMSVSGLSVYNGPFESFLLTIDRIKVPTKDNLKTVITNFKNLVDTGEIAAIIYEPLVQGANSMRMYDADLLDELLAIAKENNVIAIADEIMTGFGKTAKNFASEYMLHQPDIICMSKSLTAGIAPMALTSCTQKIYEAFCDDDITKGFFHGHTYSANPLACTAAIAGIDLLVSKEIQDRILEISTRHLDFETRIKNHKNVNATRCLGVIFALDLKVKMDRYGSLRDTLFNYFMEEGVFLRPLGNTIYILPPFVITNKELERIYEVIENALELV, from the coding sequence ATGAATTTAACTGAAAGAGATAAAGCCCATTTATGGCATCCCTTAACACAACATAAATTAAAGCCAAACCATTTGCCAATTGTAAAAGCAAAAGGCTCCTCGCTCTATGATAATCAAGGCAAAGAATATATAGATGGCATTGCGTCTTGGTACACTTGTATGTATGGCCACTGTAATGACTCTATTATTTCAAAGATTAAAGTGCAACTGGACGTATTAGATCAAGTTGTTTTTAGTGGCTTTACGCATAAACCAGCGATAGAATTATCAGAAAAATTGATGGCTATCCTCCCTTCAAACCAGAACAAACTATTTTTTTCTGACAATGGTTCTACCGCGGTCGATGTAGCTATAAAAATGGCGCTTCAATATTTTTTTAATAAAAAAGAAAAACGAACGCGGATTATAGCACTAGAAGATGCATTTCATGGCGATACTTTTGGAGCAATGTCCGTTTCAGGCTTATCTGTTTACAATGGGCCGTTTGAGTCATTTTTACTAACGATTGACAGAATTAAAGTTCCCACAAAAGACAATTTAAAAACTGTTATAACCAATTTTAAAAATTTGGTTGACACAGGTGAAATTGCAGCTATTATCTATGAACCGTTGGTTCAAGGAGCGAATTCAATGCGGATGTATGATGCTGATTTATTAGACGAACTGTTAGCCATAGCCAAAGAAAATAATGTCATCGCCATAGCTGATGAGATAATGACGGGTTTTGGGAAAACAGCTAAGAATTTTGCGTCTGAATACATGCTTCATCAACCCGATATTATTTGCATGTCTAAATCGCTTACTGCTGGCATCGCGCCAATGGCATTGACAAGTTGTACTCAAAAAATTTACGAAGCATTTTGTGATGACGATATTACAAAAGGTTTTTTTCACGGACATACCTATTCCGCCAACCCCTTAGCATGCACGGCGGCAATTGCCGGAATTGATTTATTAGTATCTAAAGAAATTCAAGACAGAATTTTAGAAATCAGTACGCGACACTTGGATTTTGAAACTCGTATTAAAAATCATAAAAACGTAAATGCTACTCGGTGTTTAGGCGTGATTTTTGCATTAGACTTAAAAGTAAAAATGGACAGATATGGATCCTTACGAGACACATTATTTAATTATTTTATGGAGGAAGGTGTGTTTTTAAGACCCTTAGGAAATACGATCTACATACTACCTCCATTTGTAATTACAAATAAAGAATTAGAAAGAATCTATGAAGTCATTGAAAATGCATTAGAACTAGTTTAA
- the bioD gene encoding dethiobiotin synthase codes for MKSLFITGIGTDVGKTVVSAIVTEALNADYWKPIQAGQLSHSDSHKIKALISNPHSKIFENSYALKTPMSPHAAAEIDDIRIDSKKIAKPTTTNNLVIEGAGGLLVPINDSETILDLIKSDYKVIVVSKHYLGSINHTLLTIELLKNRGIAIAGIIFNGNELKTSESIIKKMTSIPIIGRINDEKIINKAVVKRYATLLKPLLETL; via the coding sequence ATGAAAAGCCTATTTATCACCGGAATTGGAACTGATGTTGGAAAAACAGTGGTATCTGCTATTGTCACTGAAGCATTAAACGCCGATTATTGGAAACCTATTCAGGCCGGCCAATTATCACACTCGGACTCTCATAAAATTAAAGCATTAATTAGCAATCCGCACTCAAAAATATTTGAGAACAGTTACGCATTGAAAACTCCGATGAGTCCACATGCAGCAGCTGAGATAGACGACATTCGTATTGACTCCAAAAAAATAGCAAAGCCAACTACAACAAACAATTTAGTTATCGAAGGTGCTGGCGGGCTATTAGTGCCTATAAATGATTCTGAAACTATTTTAGACCTTATTAAAAGTGACTATAAAGTTATTGTGGTGTCCAAACATTATCTAGGAAGTATTAATCATACACTTTTAACGATAGAATTATTAAAAAATAGAGGCATCGCTATTGCTGGAATTATATTTAACGGTAATGAGCTTAAAACCTCAGAAAGTATTATTAAAAAAATGACCAGTATTCCAATAATAGGAAGAATTAATGACGAAAAAATAATTAATAAAGCGGTCGTCAAAAGATACGCAACCCTACTGAAACCCTTATTAGAAACCCTATAA
- a CDS encoding aminotransferase class I/II-fold pyridoxal phosphate-dependent enzyme: MKFPNPLISKITSRKNNNSFRTLTTSHERIDFSSNDYLGFSRLKTITKAVESASKKTMFVNGSTGSRLLSGNHAIHIEVENKLAGFFKTPSALLFNSGYDANLGLLSSVPQRGDIVLFDELCHASIRDGIRLSNATSYSFKHNSISDLKKKYLNTKTVSATIYIVVESIYSMDGDRAPLKDISEFCAKHSCYLIVDEAHATGVFGTQGKGLIDELCLGDFIFARVITFGKALGCHGAVILGSNELRNYLINFSRPFIYTTAMPIHAALTIKFALNELEITDQLTKLKRNIRTFMNGIKIHNLQNKFIESESAIQSCIIGDPLKAKDIASKIRKENYDVKAILFPTVALGTERIRFCIHSYNSTSEIEGILHIFSNLI; the protein is encoded by the coding sequence ATGAAATTCCCAAACCCCCTGATTTCAAAAATAACCTCAAGAAAAAACAACAATTCGTTCAGAACGTTGACGACTTCTCATGAACGAATTGATTTTTCATCCAATGACTATTTGGGTTTTTCACGTCTAAAAACTATTACTAAAGCTGTTGAAAGCGCCTCAAAAAAAACTATGTTTGTAAATGGGAGTACAGGATCTAGACTCCTTTCTGGAAATCATGCAATACACATCGAAGTCGAAAATAAACTCGCAGGGTTTTTTAAAACCCCTAGTGCACTGCTTTTTAATTCGGGTTATGATGCAAATTTAGGTCTGCTTTCTAGCGTACCTCAACGAGGCGACATTGTTTTGTTTGATGAACTCTGTCATGCCTCAATTAGAGACGGTATTCGATTGTCAAATGCCACATCCTATAGTTTTAAGCACAATTCTATTTCGGATTTAAAAAAGAAATATTTAAATACCAAAACGGTATCAGCAACAATTTATATCGTTGTAGAATCAATTTACTCTATGGATGGAGATAGAGCACCTTTAAAAGACATCTCTGAGTTTTGTGCAAAACATTCGTGTTACTTAATTGTTGATGAGGCACATGCCACAGGCGTTTTTGGAACTCAAGGCAAAGGATTGATTGACGAACTTTGTTTAGGAGATTTTATTTTTGCGAGGGTCATCACATTTGGAAAAGCATTGGGGTGTCATGGGGCTGTTATTTTAGGTTCAAATGAGTTGCGAAATTATCTAATAAACTTTTCGAGGCCATTTATATATACGACCGCTATGCCCATTCATGCCGCTTTAACAATCAAATTTGCACTTAATGAACTTGAAATCACAGATCAGCTAACAAAGCTTAAAAGAAATATTAGGACGTTTATGAATGGCATTAAAATTCATAATTTACAAAACAAATTTATTGAAAGTGAAAGTGCTATTCAAAGTTGTATTATTGGCGACCCCTTAAAAGCAAAAGATATTGCTTCTAAAATCCGAAAAGAGAATTACGATGTAAAAGCAATTTTATTTCCAACAGTAGCTTTAGGAACAGAACGAATTCGGTTCTGTATTCATAGCTATAATTCCACCTCTGAAATTGAAGGCATTCTTCATATATTTAGTAACCTTATTTAA
- the arsC gene encoding arsenate reductase (glutaredoxin) (This arsenate reductase requires both glutathione and glutaredoxin to convert arsenate to arsenite, after which the efflux transporter formed by ArsA and ArsB can extrude the arsenite from the cell, providing resistance.): MIKIYHNNRCRKSREGLQTVQASEQPYEVIDYISNPLDATELKEIITVLDIAPIDLVRKNEAIWKSEFKGKELSDQSIIKAMATHPKLIERPIVIHKNKGVIGRPNERILDIL, from the coding sequence ATGATAAAAATTTACCACAACAACCGCTGTCGGAAATCGCGTGAAGGGCTTCAAACCGTTCAAGCGTCTGAACAGCCCTATGAAGTTATTGATTATATTTCCAATCCTTTGGATGCAACTGAACTGAAAGAAATTATTACAGTTTTAGACATCGCACCCATCGATCTTGTGCGTAAGAATGAAGCAATATGGAAATCGGAGTTCAAAGGCAAGGAATTATCAGATCAAAGTATAATTAAAGCCATGGCAACCCATCCAAAACTCATAGAACGTCCCATTGTGATCCATAAAAACAAAGGCGTTATTGGACGTCCTAACGAGCGGATTCTGGACATTCTTTAA